TTCAACCAGGCGTTTAGGAATAATACCGGTAACTTCACCGCCAGCTTCCAAAACGGAGTTGGCTAAAATGCCCATCAGGCCTTTATTTCCTCCACCGTAAATCAGGCGACGCCCCTGTTGTGCGATAGCCTGACCCAACCGCTCAGCGGCCTGGGCGTAGGAAGGATTGTTGCCAGTGCTGGCACCGCAGTAAACACAGATATTCTTACGCATGAGGAGATCCCAATCGATGAAGACGAATGGGGTTGTATAGCGTATTTACTGCGAACCTTCAAGGTTGAGCGCAAAATTGTTGAGGAAATAACAACGCTTTTCCCTGCTTTCTTTGACAGAAGAACGAGTAGGTAATCGGTGCAGGGATAGAGAGTTGGTGGCCCTAGACGGGCCACCAGAGTTTAGAACTATAAGATAACCGTTCTGTTACCGTATACGAAAACGCGCTGGGCCAGTACCTGATGAAGCCCGTGGCTTAATACGTTCTTTTCTACGTCTTTACCTGCACGCGACATGTCTTCAGCACTGTAGGTGTGATCGACGTGGATGACGTCCTGCATAATGATTGGACCTTCATCAAGGCTATCATTAACAAAGTGAGCCGTTGCACCAATGATTTTTACGCCGCGCTCATAGGCTTGATGATAGGGGCGAGCGCCGATAAACGCAGGCAGGAATGAGTGATGAATGTTGATAATACGGTTAGGGTAGTGGCGCACGAAGTCTGGCGTCAGGATGCGCATGTATTTGGCTAAAACAACATAGCTGGGGGCAATACGGTCAATGGCTTCAACCACCTGCTTATCGTGTTCTTCCCGCGTTAATCCTTCGTGGCTTATCAAATGAAACGGGATATCAAAACGCTCCACCAGTGAGCGCAGAGTATCGTGGTTGCCGATAACAGCGGCGATTTCTACATCAAGTCCGCCGTAGGCGCTTTTCATCAACAGGTCGCCCAGACAGTGGGCTTCTTTCGTCACCAACACGACAATCCGCTGTTTTCCCGCTTCGTTTAGTTCTCGTACGGAACCTTCCGGCAGTGCACCGTCCAGATCGGCCAGCAGCGTTTCATCATTAAAGATGCCTTCAAGCTCGGTACGCATAAAAAATCGCCCGGTGCGGTGATCGACGAATTCGCTGTTTTGAACGATGTTGAGCTGATGCTTGTAGCAAATGTTGGTGATTTTGGCGATAAGGCCTTTTGCATCTGGACAGATGGTCCGCAGTATTTTTCTTTGCATGGCGTTGATTAACCCTTTGGTGTTGTGTTTGTTATTTCTATTTGTCTTATTGTATTTATTTGTCACAGTGAGAAGTGGAACGTCAGTCGTCTCCACAGCATTTTTTATATTTTCTCCCTGAGCCGCACGGACAGGGATCGTTCCGCCCAATGCGTGGCTTAACGCCGTGAGTATAGTACCAAACCTCTTCTTGCTTGATAAACGTTGAACGCTCATAGATGGCGTGAGTTTGCTGAGTTTGTGTATCCAGATAGCGGGCAAGAAACTCAACGTATCCGCGATCGGGTGTTTCCATTCCTGAATCGATCACTGTAAGCCCTAACCACTGTGTATTGCTAGCACTGCCCTCAATGGAGGAAGCAAGTTCTGGATAGCGAAATTCTGGGTGCCACGTTGCAACCAAGTAGTTAGCATTATTGTAAACGTAGGCGCTGTAGCGAGATTTCATCAGTGCCAGCGGCGTCTGAGCAACAGCGTCTCCCTGAAGATAGGGCTGACAACACGCATTAAATGCGATTTTACTGCCGCAGGGGCATGGTTCGACCAATTGAGGCCTCCGGATGTGCTATAAGTGTACTTAGTCGATCTTTTGTCCATATACAATCCCTATAGTATGTTCAGCTAAAGGACATCGAACAGGTATTCTCCGATCGACAGAGCGCGCGCGTGGAGTGCGTGTGGCAATATTTGTTAACAAGAATAAGTGAAGTAATAATCAGGCACAAGCGCCAAACTTGAACCAAAATATAAGTATTGAACAGCATGGAAGTGAATAATGACACCCCCTTTAGCCGACAAGCATATTCTTATCGTTGAAGACGATCCTGTATTCCGCGCGATGCTGGGTGGATACTTGGCCTCGCTGGGCGCCAAAACGGGAGAGGCGGA
This DNA window, taken from Leminorella richardii, encodes the following:
- the purU gene encoding formyltetrahydrofolate deformylase, which translates into the protein MNAMQRKILRTICPDAKGLIAKITNICYKHQLNIVQNSEFVDHRTGRFFMRTELEGIFNDETLLADLDGALPEGSVRELNEAGKQRIVVLVTKEAHCLGDLLMKSAYGGLDVEIAAVIGNHDTLRSLVERFDIPFHLISHEGLTREEHDKQVVEAIDRIAPSYVVLAKYMRILTPDFVRHYPNRIINIHHSFLPAFIGARPYHQAYERGVKIIGATAHFVNDSLDEGPIIMQDVIHVDHTYSAEDMSRAGKDVEKNVLSHGLHQVLAQRVFVYGNRTVIL
- a CDS encoding YchJ family metal-binding protein; this encodes MVEPCPCGSKIAFNACCQPYLQGDAVAQTPLALMKSRYSAYVYNNANYLVATWHPEFRYPELASSIEGSASNTQWLGLTVIDSGMETPDRGYVEFLARYLDTQTQQTHAIYERSTFIKQEEVWYYTHGVKPRIGRNDPCPCGSGRKYKKCCGDD